One genomic window of Elusimicrobiales bacterium includes the following:
- a CDS encoding division/cell wall cluster transcriptional repressor MraZ, with protein sequence MAFFGIHRYRADDKGRLSLPPDFRAALKRENGAGFVVTTGPENCLYLFLPSQWEALASGGLPASGGDKRALRAFRRYFFGNAAQCAPDAMGRILLAPAHREHASIGREAVIVGVGGKAEIWDAARWKKYNKTDIAPRAKEFAKVYDI encoded by the coding sequence ATGGCTTTCTTCGGCATTCACCGGTACCGCGCTGACGACAAGGGGAGGCTTTCGCTTCCGCCGGATTTCCGCGCCGCGCTAAAGCGCGAAAACGGCGCGGGCTTTGTGGTAACCACCGGGCCGGAGAACTGCCTTTACCTTTTCCTGCCGTCGCAGTGGGAGGCGCTGGCCTCCGGCGGGCTGCCCGCCTCCGGCGGGGACAAGCGCGCGCTGCGCGCGTTCCGCCGCTATTTTTTCGGCAATGCGGCGCAATGCGCGCCGGACGCGATGGGCAGAATCCTGCTGGCCCCGGCGCACAGGGAGCATGCCTCAATCGGCAGGGAGGCCGTGATAGTGGGCGTGGGCGGCAAGGCCGAGATATGGGACGCCGCCCGCTGGAAAAAGTACAATAAGACCGATATCGCGCCGCGGGCGAAGGAATTCGCCAAGGTCTACGACATATGA
- the rsmH gene encoding 16S rRNA (cytosine(1402)-N(4))-methyltransferase RsmH → MTSASHTPVMPQEALHWLAVNPDGVYFDGTCGLGGHSGLICARLSPRGRLVAADMDAQSLEIARENLAEYADRVVFAHGNYAGIADIAREHAKDGFDGALFDLGLSSWQLSQNRGFSFRDGGGLDMRYDRRRGVSAAEIVNTWPQEQLKDMIKRLGEERFAGQIASAIVKARAAGLIDTAARLAQTAEKAVPRRTWGAIHPATRTFQALRITVNGELENVEKSLKSLPSALKSGGRAVYITFQSLEDRLVKHAFRDMAADGSWSVLTRKPVVAQERETQENPRSRSAKLRAAQKI, encoded by the coding sequence ATGACTTCCGCCTCCCACACGCCGGTGATGCCGCAGGAAGCGCTGCATTGGCTGGCGGTAAACCCCGACGGGGTTTATTTTGACGGGACATGCGGCCTCGGCGGGCACAGCGGGCTGATTTGCGCGCGGCTCTCGCCACGGGGCAGGCTGGTGGCCGCCGACATGGACGCGCAGTCGCTGGAAATCGCGCGCGAAAATCTGGCGGAATACGCGGACAGAGTTGTTTTTGCGCACGGCAATTACGCCGGCATCGCTGATATCGCGCGCGAGCATGCCAAAGACGGTTTTGACGGCGCGCTTTTTGATTTGGGTCTCAGTTCGTGGCAGTTAAGCCAGAATCGCGGGTTCAGCTTCAGGGACGGCGGCGGGCTGGACATGCGTTACGACAGGAGGAGGGGAGTATCCGCCGCCGAGATAGTCAACACATGGCCGCAGGAACAGCTCAAAGACATGATAAAACGCCTCGGGGAGGAGCGTTTCGCGGGACAGATAGCCTCGGCCATAGTAAAAGCGCGCGCAGCCGGGCTGATAGACACGGCGGCGCGCCTGGCGCAGACGGCGGAGAAAGCCGTTCCGCGCAGAACATGGGGCGCGATACACCCCGCCACCAGAACTTTCCAGGCTCTTCGTATCACCGTAAACGGCGAGCTGGAGAATGTGGAAAAATCGCTTAAATCCCTTCCGTCCGCGCTTAAATCCGGCGGGAGGGCGGTGTACATAACTTTTCAGTCGCTTGAGGACAGATTGGTAAAACACGCTTTCAGGGATATGGCGGCGGACGGCAGTTGGAGTGTTCTTACACGAAAACCGGTCGTAGCGCAGGAGCGGGAGACGCAGGAAAACCCCCGCTCGCGCAGCGCAAAGCTGCGCGCGGCGCAAAAGATTTGA
- a CDS encoding penicillin-binding protein 2 has product MTTVKSRINLCGYICLAGAAAVLLRLFYLQTFRHDELARKAARTGAASERQAAARGRILDREGVVLAESLRTYSCAILKKQAAKRTELVAALSAALGMPRAEIYDKWRRAENFFYVKRKLSPAEYERLNQALRAKKLEGVSVEVDYTRFYPGQDLARDIVGAVDYENAGNSGLERLYEDILGGKTPPSKALKNRYGGEAAADAGGTPGASDIYLTLDSRAQFIAESALDRAVKDAKAAGGFAVVQDPASGAVLAAASSPRGSGRSLPFQWTYEPGSTFKMVTMSAAIEKGKVNLSDTMDCGKDGKWQFNSTVTINDDEPEGELSVPDVLARSSNICSAKIALKTGLENFYPMVRAYGFGTRTSLDFPGESKGILRPPEKWKPLDLAVAGFGHGVAVTGMQLVSAYSAIAAGGVLMEPQLVDRITDNAGRVVYSARPREIRRVVSSKTAQTMNTLLRRVVEKGTGAKARIAGYTVAGKTGTARKLDENGRYSASRHVASFCGFVPASAPKFTILVVIDNPATIYGAEAAAPVFAAIAKRLLSMAAIMPEEPLPPPPAEEPRASAPKPAAQDGATPAPPAADKAKTAQPKPETPPAPPDKPKTQQAAPGQPKPPALPPAVKPPPHLPARAL; this is encoded by the coding sequence ATGACGACTGTAAAATCCCGCATAAACCTCTGCGGATACATCTGCCTTGCCGGGGCCGCGGCCGTGCTGCTGCGGCTGTTCTACCTGCAAACCTTCCGCCACGACGAGCTTGCGCGCAAGGCCGCCCGCACCGGAGCCGCATCCGAGCGGCAGGCCGCCGCGCGCGGACGCATTCTGGACAGGGAAGGCGTCGTGCTGGCGGAATCGCTGCGCACATACTCCTGCGCCATCCTCAAAAAGCAGGCCGCAAAACGGACGGAGCTGGTGGCCGCGCTTTCCGCCGCGCTGGGCATGCCGCGCGCCGAAATTTACGACAAATGGCGCAGGGCGGAAAACTTTTTCTATGTAAAACGCAAACTGTCTCCGGCGGAGTATGAGCGCCTGAATCAGGCCTTACGCGCGAAAAAGCTGGAGGGCGTTTCCGTTGAGGTGGACTACACCCGTTTCTATCCCGGACAGGACCTGGCGCGGGACATAGTGGGCGCCGTGGACTACGAAAATGCCGGCAATTCGGGGCTTGAACGCCTCTACGAGGACATTCTGGGTGGTAAAACACCGCCCTCAAAAGCCCTGAAAAACCGCTACGGCGGCGAGGCCGCAGCGGACGCAGGCGGCACTCCCGGCGCGTCGGACATATACCTTACCCTGGACAGCAGGGCACAGTTCATCGCCGAATCCGCGCTGGACCGCGCGGTAAAAGACGCCAAAGCCGCCGGCGGCTTCGCGGTGGTGCAGGACCCGGCGTCCGGCGCGGTGCTGGCGGCGGCGTCCTCGCCGCGCGGCAGCGGGCGCAGCCTGCCTTTCCAGTGGACTTACGAGCCCGGCTCCACATTCAAGATGGTTACCATGTCCGCCGCCATAGAGAAGGGCAAGGTGAACCTCTCCGACACCATGGACTGCGGCAAGGACGGCAAGTGGCAGTTCAATTCCACGGTAACCATAAACGACGACGAGCCGGAAGGCGAGCTGTCCGTGCCGGACGTGCTTGCGCGCTCGTCCAACATCTGCTCGGCCAAGATAGCGCTGAAAACCGGGCTGGAAAATTTCTATCCCATGGTGCGGGCATACGGCTTCGGCACCAGAACCTCGCTGGACTTCCCCGGAGAATCCAAGGGAATACTGCGCCCGCCGGAAAAATGGAAGCCGCTGGACCTTGCGGTGGCGGGCTTCGGGCACGGGGTGGCGGTTACGGGGATGCAGCTTGTGTCCGCCTATTCCGCCATAGCCGCCGGCGGCGTGCTGATGGAGCCGCAGCTGGTAGACCGGATAACCGACAATGCAGGGCGCGTCGTCTATTCCGCCAGGCCGCGCGAGATACGGCGCGTAGTCTCCTCCAAAACGGCGCAGACCATGAACACGCTGCTGCGCCGCGTGGTGGAAAAGGGAACCGGCGCCAAAGCGCGGATTGCCGGCTACACCGTTGCCGGGAAAACGGGCACCGCCCGGAAACTGGACGAAAACGGCAGGTATTCAGCGTCGCGGCATGTGGCTTCTTTCTGCGGATTCGTGCCGGCTTCCGCGCCTAAATTCACGATACTGGTGGTCATAGACAATCCCGCCACGATATACGGAGCCGAGGCCGCCGCGCCGGTTTTTGCCGCGATAGCCAAGCGGCTGCTGTCCATGGCCGCAATAATGCCGGAGGAACCGCTGCCTCCGCCGCCGGCGGAAGAGCCGCGCGCGTCCGCGCCCAAACCCGCCGCACAAGACGGCGCAACCCCCGCACCGCCCGCCGCCGACAAGGCCAAGACGGCGCAGCCGAAGCCGGAAACGCCGCCCGCACCGCCGGATAAGCCGAAAACGCAGCAGGCCGCGCCGGGCCAGCCAAAACCGCCCGCCCTGCCGCCCGCCGTGAAACCGCCGCCCCATCTGCCGGCCAGGGCGCTATAG
- the murF gene encoding UDP-N-acetylmuramoyl-tripeptide--D-alanyl-D-alanine ligase, whose translation MKLAITWKTAAEAMGGSLTSLNPEEMLDEFTTDSRLVKEGSVFWALRGKNRDAHEFLDDIARKGAAGAIIEHGRAKLFRKPPRHLIETADTLKALQRLSAWHRLRWKIPVAAVTGTNGKSTTKEMIKAILSVRGPACANAGNFNNQYGAPFSLLEMGPEHRSAVFELGASKQGDIQEIAQLVRPDAAVITCVGPAHLEFFGDLETVYRTKAEIAASLPPGGTLVYNADDPLLRRLDSQWRGRRITFGFGEADVRIAGEGGFALVHGGRRYEIPLELLRHDRHNAAAAASAALALGWNWEEIAQGLVSWKPLPMRMQTQTRGSLRLILDAYNANPVSMRAALDALSGGGNPRPRIAALGDMKELGAHSARYHAELGQWLAGADIDKIFLAGPEMKHCADALSAAGAGGKMRHAQTPQEWLEELRQAAGNGGTVLLKASRAMKFEEIMDKL comes from the coding sequence ATGAAACTCGCCATAACATGGAAAACCGCCGCCGAAGCGATGGGCGGCAGCCTGACCTCCCTGAACCCGGAGGAGATGCTGGATGAATTCACCACCGACAGCAGGCTGGTTAAGGAAGGCTCCGTTTTCTGGGCGCTGAGGGGCAAAAACCGCGACGCGCATGAATTTCTGGACGATATCGCCCGGAAAGGCGCGGCGGGCGCGATAATAGAGCATGGCAGGGCGAAATTATTCAGGAAGCCGCCGCGGCATCTGATTGAAACCGCCGACACTCTGAAGGCGCTTCAGCGCCTGTCCGCCTGGCACCGGCTGCGCTGGAAAATCCCGGTGGCCGCCGTAACCGGCACCAACGGCAAAAGCACCACCAAGGAGATGATAAAGGCCATTCTCTCCGTGCGCGGGCCCGCCTGCGCAAATGCCGGCAATTTCAACAACCAGTACGGCGCGCCGTTTTCGCTGCTGGAGATGGGGCCGGAGCACCGCTCCGCGGTGTTCGAGCTTGGCGCCTCCAAGCAGGGGGATATTCAGGAAATTGCGCAGCTTGTGCGGCCCGACGCCGCCGTGATAACCTGCGTGGGGCCGGCGCATCTGGAATTTTTCGGCGACCTGGAGACTGTTTACCGCACCAAGGCGGAAATAGCCGCCAGCCTGCCGCCGGGCGGCACGCTGGTCTACAATGCCGACGATCCGCTGCTGCGCCGGCTGGACAGCCAGTGGCGCGGCAGAAGAATCACCTTCGGCTTTGGCGAGGCGGACGTGCGCATAGCCGGGGAAGGCGGCTTCGCCCTCGTGCACGGCGGGCGCAGATATGAGATTCCGCTGGAACTGCTGCGCCACGACAGGCATAATGCCGCCGCGGCGGCCTCCGCCGCGCTGGCGCTGGGCTGGAACTGGGAGGAAATCGCGCAGGGGCTGGTTTCCTGGAAGCCGCTGCCCATGCGCATGCAGACGCAGACGCGCGGCAGCCTCCGGCTGATACTGGACGCCTACAACGCCAATCCCGTCTCCATGCGCGCCGCGCTGGACGCGCTGTCCGGCGGCGGCAATCCCCGCCCGCGCATAGCCGCGCTGGGCGACATGAAAGAACTGGGCGCGCATTCCGCGCGCTATCACGCGGAACTGGGGCAATGGCTGGCCGGCGCCGATATTGATAAGATATTCCTTGCCGGGCCGGAGATGAAGCATTGCGCCGACGCGCTGTCCGCCGCCGGAGCGGGCGGGAAAATGCGGCACGCGCAAACTCCGCAGGAATGGCTTGAGGAACTCCGGCAGGCGGCGGGCAACGGCGG